Proteins from a single region of Dictyostelium discoideum AX4 chromosome 5 chromosome, whole genome shotgun sequence:
- a CDS encoding hypothetical protein (Galactose transporter) produces the protein MVSAWLVSLVNKEQKDNTPFMKYGFVSMLLVISTFLSNQSIRYISYPTQVLAKSCKPIPVIFMGLLLFKKKYPFLKYIVVIVISLGISLFMLPKATSKKNIQFEGHDHLFGNFILFVSLMMDGVMGPFQDNLVRQYKPSATSMMLNTNIWNLGLFSIMAFARGEVSQAIDFILEYPEVIKLILAFCITSAIGQQFIFLTTNKFGSLNCSTITTTRKFFSILVSIFYFGHSLDNLQWAAICMVFGGLILDLYISYSNKKKGVVLSPIAAPVKHPTATTPLENKKSL, from the exons atggtATCAGCATGGTTAGTAAGTTTAGTAAATAAAGAACAAAAAGATAATACACCATTTATGAAGTATGGTTTTGTTTCAATGTTATTAGTTATTTCAACATTTTTAAGTAATCAATCAATTCGTTATATTAGTTATCCAACACAGGTATTGGCAAAATCATGTAAACCAATTCCAGTAATATTTATGggtttacttttatttaaaaagaaatatccattcttaaaatatattgttgtaattgtaatttcattaggtatttctttatttatg tTACCAAAAGCAACGTCaaagaaaaatattcaatttgaAGGACATGATCatttatttggtaattttattttatttgtttcatTAATGATGGATGGTGTAATGGGTCCATTTCAAGATAATTTAGTTAGACAATATAAACCATCTGCAACTTCAATGATgttaaatacaaatatttgGAATTTAggtttattttcaataa tGGCATTTGCTAGAGGTGAAGTTAGTCAAGcaattgatttcattttaGAATATCCAGaagtaattaaattaatattagcATTTTGTATTACTAGTGCTATTGGTCaacaatttatatttttaacaacaaataaatttggaTCATTAAATTGTAGTACTATTACCACAACAAGAaaattcttttcaattttagTCTCAATTTTCTATTTTGGTCATTCACTCGATAATTTACAATGGGCAGCAATTTGTATGGTGTTTGGtggtttaattttagatttatacATTAGTTActcaaataaaaagaaaggtGTTGTTCTTTCACCCATAGCAGCACCAGTAAAGCATCCAACTGCTACTACTCCTCtcgaaaataaaaaatcattatag